The Raphanus sativus cultivar WK10039 chromosome 6, ASM80110v3, whole genome shotgun sequence sequence TCAAAATGGAACgataaaaaatagtatatgtatatatagatttaacttattgttttgacttttgagtTTGTAGTTTTGAATCCCTCTAAAAAGACTAGGTTTTAGAGATTTCATGGGAGCTGGGAACTGGAGAACCTTTGTTGAGTGAAAGACTGCAAAAACATTGAATCAATCAGTAAAGGAAGACCTTTTTAATTGccacaatatataatatgattttgttgttataaactgtttctttctttaaagGTACCGGTCTAGATGGTGCGAcaacacttttttttaattaatctgAAGATATCTAAACATATAGAAATATCAGACTAATTCTCAAGAGTAGATGCAATCTATGAATGTACACTTTTTTAGATATTCAAATGAGGTTTAAATCATGGCTCCATATTCACATAGTCACGTATGTTTAGTGTTGTGTGATTATTTTAAACTTGGATCATTTAGCTTCCTAACATCCACCTAATTCTAAACAACAAATGTGTAGATAATTAATGATATCAGTCTTAACATTGCATCCAAAAAAATGACATCAACGAAATTTAACACAAATTgatgataaaaaaatgtttataaaaaccACAGACTGAAAAGGTTAAtccatttttttgaaaattttaatgaaTTCTTTGGGATATTTATCCATCTGATTTTAACACCTAGAATTTGAATCTATACCTTTTATATTTATACCTATCCTTTTGTATGTTGATTTTGTATCATTTACTTATATCAATAAACTTGTagtcatttaatattttcttcaatttgatatatatatatatatagcaaaaacatatctaaaattCTACACGGTTTACAATATGTCTCAATTTTTCACAAACGTTATCTAAACTTTCACATTTTACTACTCTTCATTTGCAGGCTATTCATGACTTGTATTCCCCagcttttattttatataccaattttttttcctttcaaagaaagaaaaagaaacgtaAATAGAGCAAGATCCAAACAAACGGCGATAGTGTGGTCTAACCACTCTTTGAAAATCAATAAGAATGTAATCCAATAAATCGtcatatatacatgcatatgtAGTCCTGTTCTTCTTCCCTATTTAGCTCTGCAAAATTCTTGTGTTCAACTCTCTATATCTCTCTTCAAAAATGAAGCTCTCTTTTCGTTTGATCTCAGCAGTTCCGCTTTTGTTCATGCTCCTTGTCGCCACAGGTTCAGAATTCATATCACcataatatttctaaatagAAGTCTCATGTCAGTATGTAATCATCTAtctaatatatgattttacCGAGTAATCTATGACCCATATCTTAATATTCTTCAGTGTTTGGCAATATTTATGTATAATCTTGTGTATGATTACTTTGTGTTATACCTTCAGGGATGGGTCCGGTCACGGCCAAGGCACGCATGTGTGAAACGAGTAGCCAGTTGTTCAATGGACCGTGTCTGAGCACAACCAATTGCGCCAATATTTGTCAGAATGAAGGTTTTCCAGATGGTGACTGCCAGGGATTCCGCCTTCGCTGCATCTGCAACAGACCATGTTGATGAAAGACAAGTTACAAAACGTAAAGATAGACCATGTTGAACCATgatcattttatgttttttcttttttctattttaccCTTAGTCTTTCAATTGACTTAAGGAGATATAAATCTCGAATGCCCTttagtttgtgtatttatattttcttgtgaggttaaattataataatacaatTTAGTAAGTTGTAATAAGTTTTATAAACTATGACTTATTGACTTGTGCATCTTTCTTCCCTAGGAGATGTATTCAGTCTATAAGTTGAAgtgatttgctttttttttttgtaagtttttggATTATTTTGGATCAATTCAGAATTAACTATGATTTTAGGTAAATCACTTTAAAATCTCATCTAACactacgaaatttaatttttaatagaaaaactCAAGCAAACACTTTAACGATAGATGAAGCAACATTAACAAACCCCCACTACGATTCATGGAGAAGACAAGATCAACTCTTATACAGTGCTCTCATAGGAGCGATATCGATGACGTCAACCATTGGTGTCTAGCGCCACTACTAATCACGAGAAAAAGCATGGTGACATATGCACTATTGAAGACAAAAGGCCATTGCTAAGTTAGTCAATAAATAAGCATTAAGCTTGAAAAAATAGTGATATAATTATGTTATATTGAAAAACGGAGAACGTGAGAAAGGCTAATTAACCTAAAAGCCACACTATTGTGTATAATGAAACCCTACGATATGTCTCCACCTTCATTAaagagaaccaaaaaaaaagatcttccTTAACCGCCTTCAAAGCCGGCGTCGAGCCACCACAGGAAGATAGCATAGGATCGTCATCTTTATGGCTAACATCGTTGCCTGACGAAATCATTTTCAACTGCTTAATCCGTGTCCCAAGATGCTACTACCAAAACCTAAGTAGTGTCTCCAAAACCCTAAGGTCTCTAGTCCACTCGCCCGAGCTCCACCGTTTGCGATCCTTCCTCTCTAATAAACCCAAGGACTCAGTCTATATCCTCTTTCACGTTGACAAAACTCTCGTTTACCTTTGGTTCACTCTCCGTGAGATTGAGAAGACGATACCTAAGATTGAATATCGACTAGTTCCATATCAGAGTCCGATCCGTTCTAAGTATATGTACCGATCTTATACCATCCAAGTGGGACCAGAAATATTCTTCAAAGGTGGATATATAAGACCTTCGACGAAACTTGGATTCTTGATACTCGATCTGGAGATTTAACAAAGGGACCAAACATGAACGTGGCTCGCACGTGTGAAGCCGTCGTGGAGAACATCGACGGGAAGGTATATATTATGGGAGGATGCGACGATGATATCCAAATGGAGGTCTTTGATCCGTATTCGCGGGAGTGGACAGTCGCGGAGAGTCCGAAAAAGAAACTGTAGTCAATGAGGCGGTTACGTGCGTCAGTAAATGGGAAAGTTTATATGGTGAAAGGTGAGAAGATCGTTGTATACGATCCTAGAAAAGGCCAGAGATTTAAGAAGGTGAAGATGCCGAGTGGTAGACATGGTGGTGGATTGTTTTATATGTGTGCTGTTGCAGATGTGCTTTATTGTTATTACTAGGGGCGCGCGTGCGGGGTTGTTGACAGTTAGACGTAGtgtaaaaaattgaaaaaagatTATATGAAGTGTTTGGATTGATTGTTTTGTTTAGATGAACACTGTTAACAACTGAGAATAAGAGCAGATTTGTAATACGGAAGACATAATGGGTTCTGGACAAAATTAATTGTATGATGAATGTTGTGTTGGGCTTTAATGGGtttgagttttaatttattaaaatcaaaatccaTTGAATTTTTGAACATTGGTCGGGTTCGGTTGGTGTACGTCGACGAAGAAATagaaaagctttttttttttttgtaaaagggaTAGAAAAGCTTTCTTTTGTTCAGCTTTAAGAACTTTGGATGAATGAGTGATTTGTAgttcgatttatattttaattatttaatattgcAAATCATACCGATGGATTGTATGTTTCGAGGTGGAGttaattttggtaattttttattcattcaAAATCTTAATCATGATACTTATAATTGAAgcttatatatgttaatatatccACCCTTCGACAATAATATAACTTTGAGATTTAGATTaataattagatttaatttttcttttttggtgaCTTTCGTATAGATagttatcgattaattatgctattacaatgatgagaatacTATAAATACGATTTTACAGCTGATAATTCTATCACCCTGTGAGAATACCcgcctgactgcaccactctgagtcatcctatgagatccatgttcgatggtacgtcTTGCACCAAACTGAAGATCTCATGTAACTggtttctccataatctgcataatttggtattttctgggatTTGAACCCCAGATCTCCGGGTGTAGAAAcaattgaacccttagtcaaaccactggaccaagggGGCTTCCACGACTTTCGTATAGGTAAGCTAGTAATTTTGGCTTACTGAAACACACATATCAAACAGTATAAACTATTTGTATAAACCATATCTAAAAGGATGAAAATTCCATAGACGATAAAACGTTCTTTGATAACTCTATGAAGGTAAAAGCATGAATTGGCGTTTGAAACATTGGAGGTATACCCTCATCTATGACTTCACTACTCTAAAATACTTGTGCAAATAACTGGAAAGGAAGATGATATACCATAGTTGGTGAGAAAGAGTCATATCCTCAAGGTACATTGTCTTTGACATGAAATCAATCCCAGTAGTTGCCTGCAAAACGAAGACCTGTCAACGAATTTTAAAGAGGTCTATTAACCAAATCCATTGGTTATGCCAATTTTTTCTTAAGAATATGTTGAAAAATAAGTCGAAAAATAAGTGGCGACAAATGGTGGACTCCATTTCTCTATACAGTTCTTTGTTGCTAATAATGTAAGGTATGTAAGAAAATGAACACTAAGTAGGTCTGGAcgcggatcggatatccggatttttgaaggtatttgtggtttgcttcgaatgttacggatatctaattttccgatttgctttgcttcggaaaaacggatattcggaaaaatggatatccggaaaataaatagatatttgcagatatttgcggatacttacggatatctcatttgttttgattaatacaaataatattaaaaattcaatacaaatttgttttgtaaaatatttttttgcttaaaagatatagtgaatctacatattttgtaaatttttaaacttaattaataattataataatacaaaacttaaaaaaaatattataattgtcataaatgttttctcttcttttatataatacttttatataaataataatgtgaatagaatctctcaaatcatatgttaagaataataattatataattttatatatctaaaattttaaatataatcaaaatatacatgtatttatatattgacggatcggatcggatattcgcttcccaaaattttattatttgtgatttgcttcaattttaacggatattgagttttaatatttgctttgcttcgaaagcttacggatattcggaattttcggattGAATATTAACGgataataaatcaaatcaaatttaacggataaaatgcccagcctTAACACTAAGGGGTAGGGGAAGTCAACTAACATGTGTAGAAATTAGAAAGGGTGGCCCGTGGCCATGAAAGCACTGAAACGAAGAAACagtaataatttatagaaaaaggTTTATAATTATCGTCAAAAATACAAATGCAACAAATATAGGTCATCATCACCTATCACCACTAGCCGACAAAAAGGGGTACCATTCAACTCGGGTTCAATTAGCGTTTTTTTATCACCAAGATTCGATTAGCTTTAGGCAAAATATGTAGGATATGTGTCATCTGACCCGTAAAGAAAAATCTATTCTTTTAGATATAGACCAagacaattaaaattttaaaaccaagacaattaaaatttaaaaccaagaTATAAACTCAAATTGGAAGAAGATATATAAACTCAAATTGGATTCACATCAGTGTTTCGTCCGTGCATGTGAGCTTCAtcttatctatatatttattattatatttattattaattctaaattcatcataataaattatttttatactttcaaaaagttaaaattGAACATCGATTTATAGtttcatcaaatatatataaatttgttattgAGTTAGAAAAATCGAAAGCAGTCAgcgtaatataaatatttataaaattcttgTACTTAACTAGTATTTATGGATCcttctattttgaattttaaaattttataattgaaaataatattttcacataataatacaatatataaattattttatctatattatttatgaattattataagtctttcttttatttagttGAATTTGTTACAAACTAAATATCATCATGTTGTTATCAAATCTTCAGTGTGTTGGTCTGTTGGGATTATGCTAGTTTCATTAAAAGTAGATAAGATGAGactacaaatattatataatgcCTTGTATTAATATGTTTAGGtggattatttttttgtaacatccggtttatggtatataaaatttttttaatagaattgattTTACTATCTATGTCATTAAACTGCATTAACACTTCTAGTCACACATCTTAAGAAATTCTAGATTCGTGCTTTAGTTGGAGTAGTGGAAAGATAAGGAATCTATCTGCGAGTGAGACCAAAGAGAAAATCACGTGGTGATTTTAATGTCAGTAAACAATACTTTCGAGTCTTCGAAAAATTAACACACCGTTTGTCACACAAAATTGAGATCACACGCCGAGTGAACATGCGTGGAAGGTCCATTAGTCATGGGCGGCCATGGTATTATAATTGGTATCAAACAATTGATAACAACACATAAGTCGGATAGAAATCCTACGACACACA is a genomic window containing:
- the LOC108810493 gene encoding defensin-like protein 5, which translates into the protein MKLSFRLISAVPLLFMLLVATGMGPVTAKARMCETSSQLFNGPCLSTTNCANICQNEGFPDGDCQGFRLRCICNRPC